CAGATTGATTTAAAGAACGAAGTCAAAATTTCTTAGTGACTAAGTATCCTTTATTGGCAGCGCCGGATGCACGGGGAACCCTTCCGCCTAACGTGCATGTTTAAAGTAACTAATTAGtttatatttatacaataaGACAAACAATTaacacctatacatattcattacctaATCCTGCCTACCCTCACTTCGTgtgttaattagcttatcagtcctttgtgCTTGCGCAAATTCCTCCAAGAATTGTGGGCAGTGGTCTCTGGGAGGAAgtaggtcttcctcatggtacttttcaccttttgcctggtatgtgatggtcttgcaagtttgcagtgttcttatGGGTCTGAGCTAATTTATGTCCTTGTCGacatctgtttcttctgcttgtttcttttactCGCTCCCTCTAGGTAACTTTTAAACAGGGCCCTTGTTagagaaagttaaagaaagagaaacagactcCTCCTTTGATCAgttattcattaattatttctttcagactaTGGTTACATGGCCTAATTACTATACCTACATTCTTTGAGTAAATATAAGTTCttagccttggtacagggctgtacagaggatttcatagcCGCTTTGGTTGTGCAACTACTAGTTTCAttagaatatatttcttatattcATTAACTACAAGGCTTATTCTATCCTAAAGTGAATTCATACAATATCAGGATGCACAAGTGAAATcacttttgctttaaaataatgctttccaTTCCTTTTCAGTTCTTGCACTGAGCTTTGCTGCAGGACATCAATGTCTAGATGATGTGGGATTTTTCTTAATATCAGTTAACAATTAATCATGGAGAAATAACGATTTGTTATTCAGCTTCCAGGCAATTGTAGTGTATGCTTCAGTTCCAGAACAACTTCCCTGTCTTCTAGGCTGTTTTACCCCTAAACACTGACAAGTTGCTAGTATagaactgggaagaaaatgtgtTACTAGGATTGATGGCTCCACCTTTATACATCAGCAGAGACTATACTGTGCTCTGTTATCTGTTCTGATGCACATGTGGTTCTGAAATGTAGTTTAGAAATTCAAAAAACTGCTCAAATCTCCTGTGTATCCTTTTTGCTTTGATATTTACCCTTTATACTGACCCATCATTATACATTTCTAAAGACCTTCCAGTATTTCCTTGCCTCCCCTGTATAATGAGTATTTGAGATGGTTATGACCACCCCCCTTCTCTCTGCACTTGTGGGATGGTTtatttggttggggtttttttgtgtgtgtggtgttggttttctgtttgttttttgttttgttttggggttttttttgtgtatgtttgtttggttttttttagccCAAACACACCACTGAGATGGACCAGTGAAGTTATACAAAATGCTGATCTGTAAAGCTTCAGTCTGTGAGGCCATTagtaaggaagaaattgttccaGAGGGCACATGAGATAATTTTCATTAAGTGTTCAGTGTGCTCACACATGAATCTTAGCATAATATGCCAATGTTTTAATGTGCATGTCGATGCAGAGCTTAATGCATGGTGTAAGAAGCAtgatggaaaagggaagaagaatggTTTCTGGTGTTGCCTAAAGTCCTGAATTAACTATATGTTAAACAAGTATGTGCACAAAGTTTAAGTTAAGATGACCCGCTCTCTCAAGCCATCAAAACTGATGTATGAAGGACTACTTGATTGTGGGAGTCAACCTTTGGAAACAACACATAGTAAGATCACAGTTACCTAAATGATGCAGAAGGAAGCCTTCAAGTAAGAAAGTTCTGGCTACAAGAGAAGACAAGGTGAATAACGTGTTGCAGCCCACAGGAAATTAGTTGGAAGTAGGACAAAAttaattgtggtagtgggagatcgcAACCTTCAACTCAAAtacagccccctccccccaagaGGGCAAACCCCCGCTTTGGGAGCATGCGTAGGTCACTTGCATtggaagcaagaaacttgtaaccaatcctgtgcATGAAATGAAATATGTAATGTGCTATGAATATGCAAGTACTCTACTTCCTATAACGTGTACCCTCTAACAGCTTGGTGTGCATGTTAGCAGGAAAAATCCCCCAcgcacccagcactgcaataaatcAATGGCAAATTATAAACTGTCATTTGCTTTGGAGAGTATTCCTGGTTACGATTTTTGGTAACACTGGGACACAGCCTTTCAGGAACAGCCAAAAATTGAATGCAAAGCTTGGTGTGGTTTAGATGCCTATTTAATGAGCTGAGCTCTCAACTTTTTCAGTATTAGACTACTCATGGTCCATGAAAAGCAGGCAACATCCCCACTGCACCAATGCAATAAGTAGCATTTGAGAATTTCTGTTTACTTTTGTGCAGTCAGCCAGCTCATTGTCAAAATTGCTCACGCTGACTTTAAAGGACTTCAAAGCAAAGAACcagatttgttgttgttttggggaaaaggaacatatctggaaaaaattaaacttttttacATGGATATGGACTAGTCCACTTCCAGGAGAGATTATTTTACAAGTCTAAGAGGTGATTACACAGATGCCAAAGAAAATGCAGGGGTTGGTTGCCAAACTACTCTGGTAATATCAGCCTAGGTCAATATAACACAAAAGTTTCAGCAAACCAAACGTGTCACTCCACCTCTGCATTCAATGCCTGAAAACTGTCACAGTGTAAGCAGCATTGCCAGGCCAGTTCTTGCTGTTTCGCTGGTTTAGGCAGGTGTGTGCAGAGTTTGAGTTCGCCTTGCAGCAGCATAAGTGCAGTCTacacaaataaaatgaacagtCTAATGTGAAATAGTAAATACTGATTACATGCTATGAGGACTGCATAGCAGCTGGTATGTATGTGCATGAGTATGTGCAGTTGTTATACATTTTCAGGTATCTGTCACTTCTGATATCTTTAGACTTAGCCCAAATCCAAAGTTCTTAATTTATCCCTGTAAAATGTACCTGTGTGATGGTCCTGGAATGAACAGGGAAAGACCAAACTAAAAgttcttcaaaatacattgtATTTTAAGAACACTACAAAATATTGATACTTTGTATCCTCAAGAGtatttgggggtttggtttgatacctataatttttttaaaaataccttcgAAATGACATTTAAGAGTTAATATTTATCAACTGTTTAACTAAAAGTACAGTTTAAAGTTCTCACTAATCTACCACACTGCCCCAGTACAGATGCAGAACTCCACTACTGTACTATCTAGCAGAGCTGCCCTCACCCATGTcccacagaaatgcaaagcagcacTCCCAGGCCTTTCCTGAGACCCTCCATGAGACCCTGCCTGGTGTTCGCTGTTGCAAAAGGAATGattctccctttcttctccttgaGATATTTTTCCACAAGTGTTTCATTTATCCATCAATCCTATGGCTGTCTTTACTGAACATTCCGATTTGGGTTTTGGAGTTGCTGATGGATTTTGCTCTGTAAATGTAAGAGGCTTATCTGACTGGAGGCTGACAAGCACAATACTAACAGATCTATCACTTAATTGTAGGAGACTCTAGTTTAAATGTAGGAATCAAATAGAAGGCTAGCTGGTGGTGTTTATAAAAAGATGACTAACCAGAAAAGTCAAGAGGGCCTCATAtcaagggaaaaacaaacaaataggCTATGACACTTCACTGAATACTTAAGTCACAGTTCCAAAACTGGTGGTTGCCTGAATTATAAAATAGTTTCTGTCAATAGATTTgcacaattttaaaaagaaggctGAAGAGTTTTGAACAAGCTTGTCTGGTgaggaaggaaatggaagaaaagctaAAAGTTAACAgatattgaaaggaaaaaaacaccccacttTTCTGCCTTATGTTTCTCTGTTTGGAAAAAGTAATATATAAaaagatacattaaaaatgtcTATCTTCTAAAAGGATAGTAACTTCCTTTTTGCACATGTATCTATTATACACTCTAGGGCATGAGGGGGGGGtggtaaagggaaaaaatgaggtAAAGTTCTTAACCTATTGTATAATATGTTATGATTAATACATAaggaaggtgtgtgtgtgtatctgtctgtctgtgtgagTGCAgtactgaaactttttttttgttttcctaagaaGTTACAGAAATTTATGCCAGTGAAGATTTTTTCATAATGCTATAAATTCTCAGAATATGAAGactaaatgcaaattaaaacagaaaccaCACCATAACAAAATCCTTGATATCTTcaagaaatttttaattttcccatttcttgAAGacttatttatgtttatttcaaTATTCCTCTATTAAATTGGAAAATGATTTATTATTGCCAAAGTCACTATAAATTAGTGAAAACCTGTAcagttaaaaagaagaaaggaaaccCCCAAGTAGTCCAAAACCAttttaggtttttaattttgaaattgtatttaatctcagtatatattattttaatattaatcgGTTTCAGGAAGTAAAGTTTATTAGTTTAAGCAAGTTTGCCCTAAACCAGGGAAGTTAGTAACATGAGAACATTaatctgtggggttttgttaacctttaaaaatacaaatagcaTTCCTATATTAAATGGCATGTGTTTAGCATGGAAATAACTGAAGCATTAATGTGAGAGTAGTgtaacagtcttttttttccattaaggTACTGAGCAAAACCAGGTCTTTTGCTTCCCCAATAGGAAGTATTCCCAGAATATGGTGTTGTGACCTGTGCTGCTTCATTATGGTCTATTCTCTTGAAATAATTCTTGAGGCTCTCAGCTTTTCTCAGAGTGGTCCAAAATATCTTTGATAAGTAAAGGTATGacaaatatatgtgtgtgtgtgtatgcatgtgctGTGacgaaaaaaacccaaatccaaatTAATCATGTTTTAAGTTACAGGAAGGAAATACTAcgttgcattttaaaaaagaaaagatcccTTGTCTTATCACGTAGCTTGAGCGTTTCCTTCCCGTCCACTTTTAAGCAACACGTAGCAGGACTTAGCAACAGAAAGAAGCTGCAGGTAAAAGAGGACAAGGCTGAAAAAGATTCTATGAATATACCCGAAGAAGGTCTCGATGCAGGCAAATATTACATAGCtaaaaaattttgaaagcaaCACGTGAAGCGTCCAAAGCAAAaccgggggcgggcgggggccggcggcggggcggggcggcagcgTGAGCGCGGCCCCGGATTGGCCGGATTTTGCCGCAgacccgcgggcagcggggagggccggggccgggggcgccgccGCAGCCGCTCTCGCCACCGTCGGAGACCCGGCGCTGCCTCGCAACGGCCGCCCGCGCAGGGGGGCAGGGACGGGGCGGGTGGGTCAGGAAAGAAGCCGAAAGACGGGCCGGGGCAGCGCGCagggcggccgggcggcgggaggcgcGGGGCGGAAGCGCAGCCCCGCCCGCGACAGGCGGAGCCACCGGGCGCGtcgcgggggccggggccggggagAGCGCCTCGGCCGCCGTCTCGCGGGAAGCCCGCGCCGAGCCGCGCGGGGAccgcccgggggcggcgggcgggggcaaGGGCGGAGACTGGGGCCGAGCCCCCCGCCTCCGCGCCGCAGTCCTCAACCAGGTCGGCTCCCGGGGAATATACTGCGGCTCCACGGTGGCGGCGGCGTGCAGTGTGCGGCTGCAGTAACGCTGGCATGTCTGGCAGAGGCAAGGGCGGGAAGGGGCTCGGCAAAGGGGGCGCCAAGCGCCACCGCAAGGTGCTGCGCGACAACATCCAGGGCATCACCAAGCCGGCCATCCGGCGCctggcgcggcgcggcggcgtGAAGCGCATCTCGGGGCTCATCTACGAGGAGACGCGCGGCGTGCTGAAGGTCTTCCTGGAGAACGTGATCCGCGACGCCGTCACCTACACCGAGCACGCCAAGCGCAAGACGGTCACGGCCATGGACGTGGTGTACGCTCTCAAGCGCCAGGGGCGCACCCTCTACGGCTTCGGCGGATAAACTTGAATTGCAAACGTTAACGCTGTCAAAATCAAGGCTCTTTTCAGAGCCACCCACATATTTCACAACGAGAGCTGTTCATTACTGAAATACTATGTAAAGTGCAATTTTATAGCTCAAAGCTGCAGGATTTtatacttggaaaaaatatgttACTTGATTTGCAGCTCTTAAAGTGTGGGGCTCTTAGTCTGACTGTTGAGAGCTCTCTGCCCTTTAAGTAGCTATGTTTTGATTACCTAAAAGtacttaatttttcagtaatgtGCAAATCAATATGCTGTTTACATACCTTCTACCTCCCAAGAAAAACGGCAATTCAGCCCTTCTCAAAAAAATTTGTGGCTCTTAAAAGAGCCTTTGGGTTAAAAGTAACGGTCCGAGACACTCTACTTGGAGCTGGTGTACTTGGTGACAGCCTTGGTGCCCTCGGAGACGGCGTGCTTGGCCAGCTCaccgggcagcagcagccgcacGGCCGTCTGGATCTCCCGCGAGGTGATGGTGGAGCGCTTGTTGTAGTGCGCCAGGCGCGAGGCCTCGCCGGCGATGCGCTCGAAGATGTCGTTGACGAAGGAGTTCATGATGCCCATGGCCTTGGACGAGATGCCTGTGTCGGGGTGCACCTGCTTCAGCACCTTGTACACGTAGATGGAGTAGCTCTCCTTGCGGCTCTTCTTGCGCTTCTTGTCGCCCTTCTTCTGCGTCTTGGTCACCGCCTTCTTGGAGCCCTTCTTGGGCGCGGGGGCGGATTTTGCCGGCTCAGGCATCCTTAAAAGTTTCTTTCAAAGATCTTCACTATACCTTCAAGAACATCGAAAATAGCCCTTGCATCCCTTGGCATTTATAAAGGAGTTATACAAATTAGTGGATTGTAATCGTCCCATTTTTATTGGAGTAGAAAATCTTAACGTAGAGGCACTTCCATCCTGTAATAGTCACGGCTTAAGCACTGCATTCTACATGACTCTGCTTTGCAGTTATTGTGATGAGGGTAATATCTTCACCAGCTAAAACTTACATAAATAGGTAAACAAAAAACACACTTGAATACAGTTACTAATGCTATTATTTAACATGTGTGCTCTTAGTACACTGGGCATTTTGCAGTAGTTATTCAGGATGCTCATAAAGACTGAATTTTGCTCCAGCTTTTTAATTCTCAATTTATTACAATTCGTGTTTTAAGGTTACAGCTCCGTTAAGTTTGCAAACTATTTATTTAAGTAATGAACAGCTCTCGTTGTGAAATATGTGGGTGGCTCTGAAAAGAGCCTTGATTTTGACAGCGTTAACGTTTGCAATTCAAGTTTATCCGCCGAAGCCGTAGAGGGTGCGCCCCTGGCGCTTGAGAGCGTACACCACGTCCATGGCCGTGACCGTCTTGCGCTTGGCGTGCTCGGTGTAGGTGACGGCGTCGCGGATCACGTTCTCCAGGAAGACCTTCAGCACGCCGCGCGTCTCCTCGTAGATGAGCCCCGAGATGCGCTTCacgccgccgcgccgcgccagGCGCCGGATGGCCGGCTTGGTGATGCCCTGGATGTTGTCGCGCAGCACCTTGCGGTGGCGCTTGGCGCCCCCTTTGCCGAGCCCCTTCCCGCCCTTGCCTCTGCCAGACATGCCAGCGTTACTGCAGCCGCACACTGCACGCCGCCGCCACCGTGGAGCCGCAGTATATTCCCCGGGAGCCGACCTGGTTGAGGACTGCGGCGCGGAGGCGGGGGGCTCGGCCCCAGTCTCCGCCCttgcccccgcccgccgcccccgggcggTCCCCGCGCGGCTCGGCGCGGGCTTCCCGCGAGACGGCGGCCGAGGCGCTctccccggccccggcccccgcgaCGCGCCCGGTGGCTCCGCCTGTCGCGGGCGGGGCTGCGCTTCCGCCCCgcgcctcccgccgcccggccgccctGCGCGCTGCCCCGGCCCGTCTTTCGGCTTCTTTCCTGACCCACCCGCCCCGTCCCTGCCCCCCTGCGCGGGCGGCCGTTGCGAGGCAGCGCCGGGTCTCCGACGGTGGCGAGAGCGGCTGCggcggcgcccccggccccggccctccccgctgcccgcgggtcTGCGGCAAAATCCGGCCAATCCGGGGCCGCGCTCAcgctgccgccccgccccgccgccgccccccgcttCCGCTCGTTGGGAGCCCGCAGAGCGCGGGTTTCTCGGCCGCGGTCTCTTTGTCCGTTTCAGCCGTGACGTTTCCgtgttttctttgtctgttcGGACAGTGAGCTTCCGACAGATGCCCCTTCCTCCGTGCAGCCCTCTGGGCTGGGCACCGAGCGTTCAGCGCTTTCATGTCCACACCGAGCTACCCGCAGGTCGGTGCGAGAGGGAGCAGGGTGAGCGGCCCTACGCAGCAGGGGATATCGCCAATGAGGGGCCCCGGTGGGAAGCGCTTAGACGTTAGGCTTCCGTGAAGGCGACTTGGTGCAGCTGCTTGAGAGCGCGGAAGTGCCCGCCCGCCCTTCTCGCCCGCCCTTCTCGCCCGCCCTTCTCGCCCGCCCTTCTCGCCCGCCCTTCTCGCCCTTCTCgcccttctcctccttctcctcctcctcattcAGCGCCATCCCCGCAGCGCGGTCCCACGGGCAGCGCGGGGCGCGGGACGTCGGGCTCGTTCCCGGCGGCTGGCAGCCTCTGGAATGGGGAAGTGCTCGATGGCGTGCAGCTGGGTCCGGCAAGCCAAAGAGAGCGTTAGTCATTACCAACCAGATGTTTGTATACTATTTGAAAAAATGAACGATATTcaagttttccttcttcagatGAGGAATCTAGACATTTTGCCGTGTATATCACGCTTTTGCTAACAGACCTCACATACATGCTGATTGCAGTATGTTGAGCTGTATTTGTAAAGTGAATGAATAAATACTGAAAGCATTAGgaggctatttttaaaatgagtgtGTTGGGCTTTTAACTGTTACacagaataaaagcaatatGGCTATGGTACATGCAAATTATTCTATTATTAGTATTATGCAGTTCAAACATGTTTACCTTTTAGAAATGATTGATTGTGTTTTAGATTCGTACAGTTGTTTATGTAATTTCATTCCCAAATATAATTTACAGAATTCAGGCAACACCTCCAGAATACTTCTTGGCAGAATAAATTGAGGGCAAAATGTGATTGAGATATTCATGCTACAGGTGTACATTACAGGTGTCCAAATATGTACCAAGTCTTTTTTACCATTATCATTATCACTGTGAATTCCATTTTCATTCAAACTGTTACTCTGAGTTAAATTAAAGACTTGCCACTCAATTATATATGCAACAAAGCTGGCAAAACTAGCTTTAATTGAGTTCATGTTCACTTTTGggatgaaaataatgaattacaGCTCTCTCTGCACTAACTGGAAGGTTTGTCAGTAGTGGACCTGCCAGGCTGGTGGCTAATGTCACCATTTGCCTCTACAAAGTCTGCTTTGTTCTTTATACCTGGAGATCTGGTTATGTTTCCTGAGGCAGTTATAAACAATCTTCTGAATactaaagaaagtaaaaaaaagaaaataaattacacaaaATCATTTAGTGTGTCAAAATCATCACTTCCTAACTCTTCCTAACTGCAGGGTGAGTATCCTTGTGCAATTCCCTCTGTCAGTACAACCACTGGAAGACTTGGAAAATTGTCTTCCACAGTGTCCTGGCAGAAATGGGTGATGCAGAGGCTGAGACCAGTAGCTTTCAGATTAATTAGCTGCAAAACCTTTTTCCAAAAGTGTGGACCACagttaatataatttaatatcaTGCTTTCTAGAAGGCTGCGTTGCCTGTAGGTTGCTGCATGTGGCCACAGACATGTTTCCTGAGTGTTTTTGTTAGTGACGTAATCAGCTCTCTCATGGACCAGAGGGTTTTcttagagaaaaataatgaaaacagaaagaaaattttgctaCTGAGTGTAATGCCTGATGAAGTTGCTTTTACTGTTGATTTGAGACAATATTTGGATCAAAACCTAGGGTTCAATCCCCAGTTTGTAAGCACTAAATTTTCCTCATGAGTTTGGATGCATAGTACTAGAAGTtaaatgagaaaggaaacacTTGCAAAACTCTGctccattgaaaaaaaaaattatgtagcTTTTCAAGTGTGCACTAATTAGGACAGTTGCCCTAGTTTCTCATTAAACTATAATGAGGAAATTGCATTTGTTTATTGTAGTAAGAAAATATCTCATCATGACTGCACAAGGAAGTACAAAATTAGcaaaaaaatcatcacattAGTGCATTATACCCAACTAAAACGttgttcttaattttcttgAGCGCTTGTATGGCAATTTAAATCCGCCTATGTATCAGCTACAActgtaataataacaataatatgCAAACTAAACTCATGGAAGATCTTTTTAGTAGAGGACGTTCCTAACACTGCTACcaaagtgaaggagaaaaagagatagAAAAGCCTCTTATCTTTTTGCCTATGTGATTTATGACTTTGATATATAGACTTATATTATTAAGCTATCCCTAAACATAACTACAATCTATAGCATTTGAGGGAGATTggttggaggggttttttttttgcatcacaGGTTCTTTGAGAATGCAAAGGGGTACTGGAACCCAGTAATACAGCTAAGGCACCATATGGTATGGATTTCCTCTTTACTACTATTTGTTGtatatgaaaatgagaaatctgATTTACTTAAACTTGCTTTGCTACATTCCTTCATCCAGTGGCATATGCCAGGCAGATTTGCCAGCACTCTTATCATATAATCCATCTGATTTATAAGACACTTACATTTGAAGCCTCATCAGTGTGACGGCAGCACAGGGTTCACAACTGGTGAAACCACTAGTGGCTAAGAACAAAAGTAGGGAATACTAGGAAGTGGACTGAAGTATCACAAAGGCTAAAATTCCAGTTATTGAGTTGAGCAGAGTAGTGAGTGAAATACGAGGaaagaaattctgcagaaaataatctAATTCTGATCAGATGACAGGAATAATTTGGATAGATGTACTGGCCTTACTTCCACACTCAGAAGGGCATGACGCTCTCTCTGGTACCGACTCTGATTTCCACAGATAGGAGTTTGTTCACAGAGAAATCCCACTCCTGGATATAGATACCCCCACACCCATGGGCTTTCTCTGGAATTGCAGTGCTTTAATCTAGAGATGCATGCTCGTGGCCCAGAAAGCCCATGCTGTCCCAGGCTGCATAAAAAGCACCCTGGCCTACaggtcaagggaagtgattctcTTCTACTCTGCTGTCGTGAGACACCACCTGGAGTACTCtatccagctctggggtccccagcacaaggcagacaCAGACCTGTTAGGCTGGGTCCAGAGGAAGGCTgtgaaaatgatcagagggctggaacacctaTCTTTTGAAGAAAGGCTAATGCAGTTggggtgttcagcctgggcAAAAGCAGGCtttggggagaccttattgcagaCTTTCAATACAGAAAGACTGAGAGATTTTACCAAGGAAGGTAGAAAGACAGGTGCAAGGATAAAAgacaacagttttaaactaaaagggaGATTTACATTGGAAAtaaggatgattttttttttgcaatgcagGCAGTGGGATACGGTACCAGGCTGCTAAGAGAAGCTGTAgatggaagtgttcaaggctgTTCAAGGTTGGATGGTGCTTTGaggtgcccctgcccacagcaggagggttggactagatgctcccttccaacccagaccaCTCTATGACTGCAATCTTCTGACACACACCTATATAGGTATCTGTTCTGGAAACCAAAAGTAGAAGACTTCTGCATGTTAAAACACAGTTTTTATATCATTACAGTTCTTCAAGAAATGTAGCAGAAGAGAGGTAGTTTCAGCTAATGAGTATCAATAAAACAGcataatgaaaacattacagCTCTACAAGTATCCACTTGCAAACAAAACCCTGAGGCACAGAAACTGCCACCTTATCAGAACAGTCTGGTGCTCCAGACAGCTCTCTTGCTTTGATTCTCTCCAGAAATCATCCCTGATATCCCTCTTTGGCCATGATACAGTCCTACTTAAATAGCCTCTCTGCTACAgcttgggggtggggaggagaggcaCAGAGGGTAGTATCTTGCTGAAAGTggtattttccttcctccaaGGCCAGAGCATTCCTCTTTCTCCCCAGGGGACGGGGagggcagaggtgctggcacaAGTGGGAGCTATGGCCTGAATACAATGTGCTGCAGACCACCAGGTGCAAGTTCTGGGAATATTCAAGCAATAGGAATCACCTAGACAATCTTTCTCATAATTTACAACTGAACCTCAACAGCTTTAACAGTGTGCTCTGGGTAATGATTGGGCCAAGGatatagaaaattaattcaaaccATACTACCCACTGTTAACTGACATAAGAATAGCTATGCACAGTGAGGGAATTTACCTGGCAAGACTGAAAATCCCACttaaatgggaaataaatcagcactttgtgtttcagaagaaaaaggagtttcttctgaaagaaaagatgtatGTTATTACTTCATTGTCCAGGTATGACTACTCAAGGATCAAAGTAAAAATGAGCCAGTTCCCCTACagaatttctcattttatttctaaataaagttAAGTCACAGCAAACCATTAcatcttttgaagaaaaagcataCAAAAGAAGCCTTTTCTCATTCTTAGATGTATTTATGTGGGTTTAAGATGctctatttatttatctatataTCTGCATAGCCTTTTCCGCTCCCCCAATCTTTTAGCCAACCCCCCTCTATTTCACACCTTAAGCAGCCTGAAAAGTCATGAAAATCGAGATCCAACAGTAAAAACAAGTGTTTTGCCAATCCTGCTACAAGACACATGATCAATAAATCACTAGTGTTTTCACTGAAGATACAGACTACTAGAGCACCTAACACATGCTCTGTAGAAATACCACCTAGCACAGAAGTACTTTTCTAAAAAAGCAACACAACTCTTCTTCTGATTGTGTGGTTGGCTCTGAAAAGAGCCTTTAAGTTATAATGTTATTTTGTTGAAAGTCCAAGCAGCTTTGTTCTCTGAGCTTATTTGCTCTTGGCTTTGTGGCTCTCTGTCTTCTTGGGCAGCAGCACGGCCTGGATGTTGGGCAGCACACCGCCCTGCGCGATGGTCACCTTGCCCAGCAGCTTGTTGAGCTCCTCGTCGTTGCGGATGGCGAGCTGCAGGTGGCGGGGGATGATGCGCGTCTTCTTGTTGTCGCGGGCCGCGTTGCCCGCCAGCTCCAGGATCTCGGCCGTCAGGTACTCCAGCACGGCCGCCATGTAGACGGGCGCTCCCGCGCCCACCCGCTCCGCGTAGTTGCCCTTGCGCAGCAGCCGGTGCACGCGGCCCACG
The Falco peregrinus isolate bFalPer1 chromosome 6, bFalPer1.pri, whole genome shotgun sequence genome window above contains:
- the LOC101924681 gene encoding histone H2B 1/2/3/4/6, which produces MPEPAKSAPAPKKGSKKAVTKTQKKGDKKRKKSRKESYSIYVYKVLKQVHPDTGISSKAMGIMNSFVNDIFERIAGEASRLAHYNKRSTITSREIQTAVRLLLPGELAKHAVSEGTKAVTKYTSSK
- the LOC101924840 gene encoding histone H4; this translates as MSGRGKGGKGLGKGGAKRHRKVLRDNIQGITKPAIRRLARRGGVKRISGLIYEETRGVLKVFLENVIRDAVTYTEHAKRKTVTAMDVVYALKRQGRTLYGFGG
- the LOC101925005 gene encoding histone H2A.J, whose protein sequence is MSGRGKQGGKVRAKAKSRSSRAGLQFPVGRVHRLLRKGNYAERVGAGAPVYMAAVLEYLTAEILELAGNAARDNKKTRIIPRHLQLAIRNDEELNKLLGKVTIAQGGVLPNIQAVLLPKKTESHKAKSK